From Mycobacterium cookii:
CCAGCTGGTGGCCAAGGAACTGCTGACCGCGTACGCCGACGACATCAAAGGCATGAGCCCCGTGGAGTGGGTACGGTTCGCGGCGAACTTCGCCGGCGAGCGGGTGCTCAAACGCACTGCGGCCGAGACGATCATCCAAACGATCATCGACGCGCGACAGGACAACGAAGAAGAGGGCAGCCTGTTCAACCGCGGCACCCAGGTGCAGATGCTCGAGGACCGCGAGCAGTACATCATCGCCTCAGTCGCGCGCCGGCTGCAGGCCAAGTCGAAAGAGATGTCCGCGTTCGACGCGTTCAACTCCGTGCAGGATCACGTGCTGCACGCCGCCAGGGCACACATCGACCGAGTTGTGTTGGAGGCGTTCGTCGCCGGCATCGACGCCTGCGAGGACGACGAGGCCCGCGAGATCCTCGGTCTGGTCTGCGACCTCTATGCGCTGACGGTGATCGAGGACGACAAGGCGTGGTACGTCGAGCATCGTTTCCTGTCCACCGAGCGCGCCAAGGCGGTCACCCGCGGCATCAACGACCGGTGCCGGTTGCTGCGGCCGTACGCCGAAACCCTGGTGGACGGCTTCGGGATTCCCGAGCCGCTGCGCTACGCCGACATGCTGCATCCGGAGAAGCTGCCCGAGCCCGGCGCCGCCGGTGACGGATCTACTGATTCGGCACTTGTCCACGGGTGACGAATTTCCCGCCGGGGCCAATCACAGCGAGATTCACGACGATTCAAAGGCCCGCAGCAACGCGATGACGGGGTATGCGAACCAGAACCTGTTCGCTATCACCGGAGTTGATCATGACCGCCGCCATCACCTCGACCGAGTTGCGCGACCGCCTCGCCTCGCAGAAGCCGCCATGGATTCTCGACGTGCGCACCCCCGCCGAGTTCGAGACCGCGCACATCGACGGGTCCTACAACGTGCCGCTCGATGTGCTCAACGACCACGGCTCTCAGGTCGCCGAACACCTCGACCAGAGCCAGGACATCGTGCTGGTCTGCCGGTCAGGTCAACGCGCCGGCCAGGCCGCCGAGCTTCTGCAGAGCGCCGGCGTGTTCGGCGGGACGGTCCTGGAAAACGGGATCGCCGATTGGGAAGGCCGGGGGTTCGACGTCAACCGTGGCGTCCAGCGATGGGAGCTGGAGCGGCAGGTTCGCCTCGTCGCCGGCTCGATTGTGCTGTCGTCGGTGCTCGGCAGCGTCGCATTCCCGCGACTCAAATGGCTGGCCGCGGCGATCGGCGGCGGTCTGACCTACGCCGCCATCTCCAACACCTGCGCGATGGGCACCGCATTGTCGAAGCTGCCGTACAACCGCGGGGCGACCTCGGACGCTCAGACGGTCCTGTCGCGGCTCGCGGCGCCCTCGAGCGGCGGCCGTTAAAATCACCGCAAGTCTTGCCCGGACCTCCCCTGCGGCAGGATCGACGGGTAGTCGATGCCCTGACGAGATAGGCTTTAGCCCATGAATCCGAACCCGGACTACGACGCCAGCGACGAGCTGGAGTACGGCATCGCGTCCTACGCGTGGCTGCTCCGGGGCGTCTACCCGCCGCCGTCCTACGCGCCCGACCTCGGTAACGCCGGCGGATAGCTACTGCGGGGGCGGCACGTAGCTGCCCGCCGAGTTGCGCAACTGCCAGAGCTGGGCGGGGCAATAGATGTTCACCGCGTTCGAGATCAGATAGTTGGCTGAGTACTCGTCGTTGGGTTGGACATCCCTTTTCACATCACCGATAACTTGCGCGTAGCTGATGCCGCCGGTGATCTTGCCGCAGATCCCGTGCGCGTAGCTGATGGCGTCGGCCGTGTTCGCGAAGCTGTATTGCTTGCGCACCGTGGTGTCGTAGATGAACTCGATGTCGGGCGCCGGCACGGCGTGCGCCGCCGGCGCCGGGCCGCCGAGCAGGACCGCGACAATCAGGGGCGCCAGCCATATTCCGCGCTTCATGACGGCTGCCCGTAAACGGCGACCAGCACGCTGCGGTCGACGCTGTTCTCCGACCACACCCCGATCTGGGTGTTGGCGCAGTTCGACATGATCGCCATGTAGTCGGGGCGGTAATACCAATTACCCATCACGTCAAGGTCATTGATCGCCAATGAGTTGTTGATCGCCACGGTCTCGGCCACCGTGCCGCGGTAGCCCGCGTCGCGGGCCCGGTCCTGCACGGTCGACCCGTCCGACCCGTTGTCGGCGTCGAGACTTCGGTTGTTGAGCACGTCGACGGTGTGGCGCTGAGCGGCGGCCTCCAGTTGCGGGTTTTTCTTCAGCTTGGTGGTGCAGCCGTGCTGCGCCTTGATGGTGTCGACGTTGACCACGATGCCGTTGTTGAGCCGGTCGTTGTTCCCGGGAACCCCGGGGGCGGCCGATGCGATCACGCCGGGTGCGACGAGCCCGCCCACCAGCGGTATCGACACGGTCTGTACGAGGCGGCGAACGTGCTTGTCAGTCATGGCATCTCATCCTGCGGCTAGCGAATGTTCGCGGCCAGATCGGCGGACATGGCTGCCAGTTGCCGTCCCCACGTCGGCCAGTCGTTGCCGCCGCCTCGGCCCAGATCGAAGTGGCCGTTGGTGCCACCGACATCGCGGTAGTGCGAATAGAACTGCGCGTTGGTCCCTTGCGAGATGTCGCCGAAACCGGCCATCGCGCCCTGATCGGTCGGCGCGCCGCTGCCCGGACTATAAACCCAGAGTCGGGCATCGTTGTCCACCAACTGCTGGATGTTCTGGTTTGGTGAATGCCATTTCCAGCGCCCCAATTGCGGTGCGCCCCACATGCGATCGCTGTCCGCGCCGCCTTGTCGGAGTGCGGCGGTGATCGTCCCGTCCACGCCGGCGCGTTCGGGCGTCAGAAATCCCGACAGCGATCCGGCGTAGTGGAAGCGGTCAGGGTGAAAAGTCACCAGCGCCGCCGCCGCGTATCCGCCTTGGGAGACTCCAACGACGCCATGTCGGCCGGGTGCCAGACCCTTGTTGGCGGCCAGCCAGTCCGGCAACTCGGTGGACAGGAAGGTCTCCCACTGCTTGCTGCCGTCCTGCTCCCAGTTGGTGTACATGCTGTAGGCGCCACCGGCTGGGGCGACGATCGAAATCCCTTTGCCTGCAAGGGCGTTGAATCCGTTACCCGCCGTCACCCAATTGCTGACGTCGGGGGCGGCGTTGAACCCGTCCAACAAGTACGCCGCATGCGGGCCACCGGCCAGGAAGGCCACCGGAATGTCGCGACCCATCGACGGCGACGGCACCATCAGGCTCTCGAAGCCGGCGGCCTTCGTGATGCCCGTCGAACCCGAGATCGCCGTCGCCGCACACCATCCGACCGTCAGCGCGATGGCGGACAGCCGCCGGAATATCGTCAGGACACTCGTCATCTCCGCCTCACTTGCCTATACCGGGTCGAACTGCGAAATGAGCCATCGGCCGTCGATCTTCTCGAGACTGACGCGCACACTGGACGTGCTCTGAGTCGGCGCGTCGTTGCCGATGGTGGTGGTCTGGTCGACGAAAACCAATACCACCGCGTGCTTTCCGGTGGCCGACACCGACGCCGCCGCGGGCACGGTCGCCACCGCCGAAATGTGCTGTTGTTTGGCCCCAGGCGCAACGACGTCGTTGACCAGCTGCGTGTACTGCTGACGGAACGGCTCGGCGAGCCGATCCGCGGCGGCCTTCAAATCTTTGTCAACGGTCTCCGGCTTGTACGACAGGATCGCGATCGTGCTGTCGCTGGCGGCGCGTATCGACTGGTCTGCCGCCGCCGCGGATGCCCGCGCCGTGCCGTCGAGCCATTTCAGGTAGCCGACGCCAAGAGCCAGGATCAACGCCAACGCGGCAATGACCGCCACCAGCACACCGCGCCGCGAGGACCGCGCACCGCTTTCGGCCGGCGCCTCGTCGGCCTCCTCGGCTTCCTCGGCGTCGGGCAGATCGGCCTCGTCGGCGACCGGGTCATTGTCATCGGACAACGCGGTGTCCTCCTCCACGGTGAGGGCGGTTCGTCTGCTCACGGGACGAACTCGACATTCGACACCTTCGCGCTGTCCCCTGTCTTGTCGACAGTAAGTCGCATCCGCCAGTGGCGCGGCTCCTGGTCTGCCGGTGCCGCACCCATCGACGTTTTGACCGATACCGCGACGAGTACCTGCGCTTGGCCATGGGTGTAGGAGAGCAGCCCCGCCTCGGCGATGGTGCCTTCGGATTTCGACTGCACCTTCTTGACGACCTCGACGAACGGCTGCGAACGGTTCTGGAACTCGTCGTGAAAGGCGCCGGTGGCCGAATCCAGCACCCGTTTGATGTCGGCGTCGACCTCCGTGTAGCTGATCGTGGTCAGGTTGATCGCGGTCTGCCGTGCGACTTGCACGTAGAGGCTGCGCTGAGCCTGCACCTGGCGGTCCTGGTGCACGCGGTACCCCAGCCATCCTCCCAAGCCGACCAGCGCCAGGATGATGGCGACTCCGACAGCGACCGGCATGTGAATGCGCGAAATCCAAGCCGGCACACGCTTTTTCGTCCCCGGTTTCGCGCCGGGCTCGGCGTCGAGTTCATCGGCGCCTTCGGCTTCAGGGTCTACTGGTTCGACTTCTTCGGAACCATCATGTCCTGCCATGTCTTGCCTTTCGGTGCTAAAGCCAGGTCGGAATCGCTGTAGTGGCGGCCGTCCGGCCCGACGTAATTGCCGGTCAAAGGATCGTAGGGAACCGCAACCGGCGGCTTCGCCGGCGCTTCCGGGGGCGGGTGCCAGTGCTCGCCCGGCGAATACGGTGGCCCGCCCTTCGGGAACTGCGGCACACTCTGGCCGCTCAACGTCGCGTTCGGATCGCCCTTCCAGAACAAGCCGTCGTTGAGCGGGACGTACTCCTCGTCGCTTTCGCACATCTCGACGGTCGGTGCGCGCTTGCCCGGCTTGGTCTCGCACGGAACGTTACGGACTCCTCGGACGTTCATGTCGGAGTTCTGCGGGATACGGCAGTACAACTCGCCGTTCGTCCGGTCGGGATAGTCCTGGCTTACCGGTATGCGCTGCTGCTGCACCGGTAGGAACCCGGCGTTGCACGGCGGCGGCGAGTTCAGGTTCAGATTGAAGTCGAGATAGATGCCCTTGTAGTCCATCTTGGCAACCCGGTCCGGCACGATGATCGACGACATCACCGCGGTACCCTGCGGGAACATGACCAACAGCTGCTCGAGGTCGTTGCGGTAATTCACCGCGATGGTGCCCAGACTGACCAGATTCGACAGCAGCACCGGCAACGTCGGCGCCAGCCGGTCGAACAACGCGGTGCCTTCGTCGAGCGCCGGGCCGGCATTGTTGAGCAAGTCCGCCAGCCTGCCGTCCTGTGCCTTCACCTGACTGGTGATGGCGTTCACCCGCTGCGCCCACGTCGCGATCGAATCCGAGGTTCGCAGCTGCGAACTGGCAACCGGTGGGAACTCGTCGATCAGTCGGGAGAACGAGTCGGTGGTCTTGCCGGCATCGATCGCCAACGCCGTGCCGCCGTCGACCAGCCGGGACAGTTCCGGCCCTAGGCCCGCAACGGCTTTGGCGGCTTCATCGACGACGGTGCGCAGGTTGTCCTGCGGGATCACTGCGAGTGCCTTGTTGGTGGTGTCCAGCAGGGAGCCGATGTCGACCGGGACCTGCGTCTTGCCGACCGGGATCACGTCGCCGTCGCGCAATTTCGGGCCGGTGTCCTGCACTGTGCCGGAATGCGGTGTCAGCTCGAGGAATTGCTCGCCGATCGCCGAGCGGCTGTGCACCGCGGCAGTCACGTCCGACGGAATCGCGATGTCGGATTTCAGCGAGAGGACGGCGCGCACGCCGTTCTGGGTGACGTCGACCGTCTTGACACTGCCGACCTCGCTGCCGCGATAGGTGACCACCGAGGTCGGATACAACCCGCCGGAGGCGGGCAGGTCAACCTTGACGACGTAACGGCCAACGCCAAGCAGCGCAGGGACTTTGATGAAGCCGAATGCCATCACGCCGATGGACAGAACGGTGATCGACGCCAGGATGGCCAACTGTGTCCACACCCGTCGGGACAGGCGCAGCGAACTCGAAAGAGCCATGCTAATAACCCCCCCAGTGGTACGGCGCGATCAACGGATTGACCGCGGTGTACGGGCTGGGCATCTGGCCGATCGTGCGGCCCCACTGCATCTCGAGTTCGGTGAGATTTCCCTCCCATTTCGATCCCGTGAAGAAACCGCTGTCCAGCCGGCTCAGAGTCAGGTCGACGATCAGCGAGATGTTGGCGAAGTCACCCCGAAACCAGTTTGGGACAGTGCTTTTCACCCACGGCAGCGTCGACAGGAAATCCAGGCCTCTGGTCAGCGCGGGCCCGGCGTTGGCGAGCTCGCGCAGCGCCGGCGCCAGATTGCGGAAGTTGTCGACAAGCGATTTCTTGCTCTGCTGGATCGTCGATGCGGCGACGGCGCTGAACTGGCCCACCTTGTCGATCGCGTCGACCAACGTCTTGCGGGTGTCTGACAAGACGCCCAGCGCCTGCGGGATCGTGGTCAGCGCCTTGTCGACCACCGGGTCTTTATCCGCCACCTGGCCGACCAGTGAGTTGACGCTGTCGATGGCAGTGATGATGTCGTCGGTCTGCTTCTTCGTCTCGGTGACGAAGATGTCCAGTTGAGTCAACAGGCTGCGCATCTCTTTTTCGCGTCCGGTCAGCGCCGTCGCGAAAGTCCGGGTGATCTCTTGGAGATGGCCCAGTCCACCGCCGTTGAGCAGAATCGCGACCGACGCCAGGGTCTGCTCGGTGGTCGGATACGTCGCTGCTCTGGACAGCGGAATGACCGACCCGTTGGTGAGCTGTCCGCGCGGCGCCTCGTCGGTCGGCGGTGCCAGCTCGATGTGCATGGAACCCAGCAGGCTGGTCTGGCCGACCTTGGCGGTGCTGTTCGCGGGCAGGTGGATATTGCCGTTGATCCGCATGGTCACCAGGGCATGCCAGTCCTGCACCTCGATTTTGGTGACGTTGCCGATGTTGACGTCGGCGACCCGCACCCGGGTATTCGGCTGGATCACAACGACATCGGGCAGTTGGGCCGCAATGGTGTAGGCACCGTCGCCCTTGCCCTGAGTTCCCGGCAGCGGCAGCGAGTTGAGACCCCGCCACCCTCCACAACTCGTCAGCAAGCACAAGCACGAGATGGCAAGTGCCGCAGCCACTGCGCGCCTCACGGTGTGCCCTTCGGCGGCACCGGTGCGGCCGCGGGCACCATCAAGCCAGGTAGGCCCTCGCGAGGATCGGTGGAATGGACCGCGACCGGCGCGGGTGGCACCGCGCCGCCCGGCAACGCTTGCGGTGACACCGGCGGCGGACCCGCGTCGGCGGGAGGCGGGCCACCCGGGCCTCCCGGCGCTCCCGGCGGCGGGATGTGCGGGTTGAGTTTGTCTTCGCTGTAGGTGATTTCGTTGGGACGTGCCGATGCACCCACGAACGGGTTGAGCCCGATCGGCAGGTAGTTGTACTGACGGTTCTTGATGATCGGAGCCAGATACTGCTCGCACAGTCGCGCCGACTGCTTTGCCCCGATACGAGCCGCGGATTCGATTGAACCGCAGACGGATTGGACGGTGTCGGCAAAGTTGGACAGGGCCAGAATCCCGGTGACCGCGCTCTGCGCCGGTTGATAGATGTTGAGGA
This genomic window contains:
- a CDS encoding rhodanese-like domain-containing protein; translation: MTAAITSTELRDRLASQKPPWILDVRTPAEFETAHIDGSYNVPLDVLNDHGSQVAEHLDQSQDIVLVCRSGQRAGQAAELLQSAGVFGGTVLENGIADWEGRGFDVNRGVQRWELERQVRLVAGSIVLSSVLGSVAFPRLKWLAAAIGGGLTYAAISNTCAMGTALSKLPYNRGATSDAQTVLSRLAAPSSGGR
- a CDS encoding DUF732 domain-containing protein, which encodes MKRGIWLAPLIVAVLLGGPAPAAHAVPAPDIEFIYDTTVRKQYSFANTADAISYAHGICGKITGGISYAQVIGDVKRDVQPNDEYSANYLISNAVNIYCPAQLWQLRNSAGSYVPPPQ
- a CDS encoding CAP domain-containing protein, with translation MTDKHVRRLVQTVSIPLVGGLVAPGVIASAAPGVPGNNDRLNNGIVVNVDTIKAQHGCTTKLKKNPQLEAAAQRHTVDVLNNRSLDADNGSDGSTVQDRARDAGYRGTVAETVAINNSLAINDLDVMGNWYYRPDYMAIMSNCANTQIGVWSENSVDRSVLVAVYGQPS
- a CDS encoding alpha/beta hydrolase-fold protein, whose protein sequence is MTSVLTIFRRLSAIALTVGWCAATAISGSTGITKAAGFESLMVPSPSMGRDIPVAFLAGGPHAAYLLDGFNAAPDVSNWVTAGNGFNALAGKGISIVAPAGGAYSMYTNWEQDGSKQWETFLSTELPDWLAANKGLAPGRHGVVGVSQGGYAAAALVTFHPDRFHYAGSLSGFLTPERAGVDGTITAALRQGGADSDRMWGAPQLGRWKWHSPNQNIQQLVDNDARLWVYSPGSGAPTDQGAMAGFGDISQGTNAQFYSHYRDVGGTNGHFDLGRGGGNDWPTWGRQLAAMSADLAANIR
- a CDS encoding tetratricopeptide repeat protein — translated: MAGHDGSEEVEPVDPEAEGADELDAEPGAKPGTKKRVPAWISRIHMPVAVGVAIILALVGLGGWLGYRVHQDRQVQAQRSLYVQVARQTAINLTTISYTEVDADIKRVLDSATGAFHDEFQNRSQPFVEVVKKVQSKSEGTIAEAGLLSYTHGQAQVLVAVSVKTSMGAAPADQEPRHWRMRLTVDKTGDSAKVSNVEFVP
- a CDS encoding MCE family protein; the protein is MALSSSLRLSRRVWTQLAILASITVLSIGVMAFGFIKVPALLGVGRYVVKVDLPASGGLYPTSVVTYRGSEVGSVKTVDVTQNGVRAVLSLKSDIAIPSDVTAAVHSRSAIGEQFLELTPHSGTVQDTGPKLRDGDVIPVGKTQVPVDIGSLLDTTNKALAVIPQDNLRTVVDEAAKAVAGLGPELSRLVDGGTALAIDAGKTTDSFSRLIDEFPPVASSQLRTSDSIATWAQRVNAITSQVKAQDGRLADLLNNAGPALDEGTALFDRLAPTLPVLLSNLVSLGTIAVNYRNDLEQLLVMFPQGTAVMSSIIVPDRVAKMDYKGIYLDFNLNLNSPPPCNAGFLPVQQQRIPVSQDYPDRTNGELYCRIPQNSDMNVRGVRNVPCETKPGKRAPTVEMCESDEEYVPLNDGLFWKGDPNATLSGQSVPQFPKGGPPYSPGEHWHPPPEAPAKPPVAVPYDPLTGNYVGPDGRHYSDSDLALAPKGKTWQDMMVPKKSNQ
- a CDS encoding MCE family protein — protein: MRRAVAAALAISCLCLLTSCGGWRGLNSLPLPGTQGKGDGAYTIAAQLPDVVVIQPNTRVRVADVNIGNVTKIEVQDWHALVTMRINGNIHLPANSTAKVGQTSLLGSMHIELAPPTDEAPRGQLTNGSVIPLSRAATYPTTEQTLASVAILLNGGGLGHLQEITRTFATALTGREKEMRSLLTQLDIFVTETKKQTDDIITAIDSVNSLVGQVADKDPVVDKALTTIPQALGVLSDTRKTLVDAIDKVGQFSAVAASTIQQSKKSLVDNFRNLAPALRELANAGPALTRGLDFLSTLPWVKSTVPNWFRGDFANISLIVDLTLSRLDSGFFTGSKWEGNLTELEMQWGRTIGQMPSPYTAVNPLIAPYHWGGY